One stretch of Streptomyces sp. MMBL 11-1 DNA includes these proteins:
- a CDS encoding glucose 1-dehydrogenase, which yields MRALTVKPGRQDCLDVRELPDPSPADGELLVRGLAMGVCGTDREITGGQYGRAPSGRDWLILGHESLGRVERAPSGSGFSTGDLVAGVVRRPDPVPCGACARQEFDMCRNGRYTERGIKELDGFGAQAWCVEPDYAVRLEPHLAGVGVLMEPTSVVAKAWEQVERVGGRSWFEPHRVLVTGAGPIGLLAALLGVQRGLEVHVLDRVKDGPKPSLVRDLGAAYHTDDAERVIDDLCPDVIIEATGASTLVFASLTGTASYGVVCLTGVSPAGRRITADAGTINREMVLQNDAVVGSVNANRRHFRQAADALAAADRSWLERLITRRVPLERAAEALESRPDDVKVVIDLEG from the coding sequence GTGCGCGCACTGACCGTGAAGCCTGGCCGGCAGGACTGCCTCGACGTGCGGGAGCTGCCGGATCCGTCCCCGGCCGACGGAGAACTGCTGGTACGCGGCCTGGCCATGGGGGTTTGCGGTACGGACCGGGAGATCACCGGTGGCCAGTACGGAAGGGCACCGTCCGGCCGGGACTGGCTGATCCTCGGCCACGAATCGCTCGGCAGGGTCGAGCGGGCCCCGTCGGGCAGCGGCTTCTCGACCGGTGATCTGGTGGCCGGGGTGGTGCGCCGGCCCGACCCCGTGCCCTGCGGCGCCTGCGCCCGGCAGGAGTTCGACATGTGCCGCAACGGACGCTACACCGAACGCGGAATCAAGGAACTCGACGGCTTCGGAGCCCAGGCGTGGTGCGTGGAGCCCGACTACGCCGTGCGGTTGGAACCCCACCTGGCGGGCGTCGGCGTACTCATGGAGCCCACCTCGGTCGTGGCGAAGGCCTGGGAGCAGGTGGAGCGGGTCGGGGGGCGCTCCTGGTTCGAGCCGCACCGGGTTCTCGTCACGGGGGCGGGACCGATCGGACTGCTGGCCGCCCTCCTCGGCGTCCAGCGGGGGCTGGAGGTGCACGTCCTGGACCGTGTGAAGGACGGCCCCAAACCCTCGCTGGTCCGCGATCTCGGTGCCGCGTACCACACCGACGACGCGGAGCGGGTGATCGACGACCTCTGCCCGGACGTCATCATCGAAGCGACCGGAGCCAGCACCCTGGTCTTCGCCTCACTGACCGGAACCGCCTCGTACGGGGTGGTGTGCCTGACCGGTGTCTCTCCCGCCGGCCGTCGCATCACCGCGGACGCCGGCACCATCAACCGGGAGATGGTGCTCCAGAACGACGCCGTGGTGGGCTCCGTCAACGCCAACCGACGCCACTTCCGGCAGGCCGCCGACGCTCTGGCGGCGGCGGACCGGAGTTGGCTGGAACGGCTGATCACCAGGCGCGTCCCCCTCGAACGCGCTGCGGAGGCGCTGGAGTCCCGGCCGGACGACGTCAAGGTGGTCATCGACCTGGAGGGGTGA
- a CDS encoding gluconokinase: MAQNENAPLVVVMGVSGSGKTTVGRSLAESLDVLFAEADDFHPPENVAKMRAGTALDDEDRRPWLDDIAEWLREHISDGGVITCSALKRSYRARLVSAAPQVFFVHLDGPVDLIAERMAARRGHFMPVELLRSQQDTLEPLTDGERGAVVPITGTVEETTRRALAAVRDR; this comes from the coding sequence ATGGCGCAGAACGAGAACGCTCCGTTGGTCGTGGTGATGGGCGTGTCCGGGTCCGGCAAGACGACGGTGGGCCGGTCCCTGGCCGAGTCGCTGGACGTGCTGTTCGCCGAGGCCGACGATTTCCACCCCCCGGAGAACGTGGCCAAGATGCGCGCGGGAACCGCCCTCGATGACGAGGACCGGCGTCCTTGGCTCGACGACATCGCCGAGTGGCTCCGGGAGCACATCTCCGACGGAGGAGTCATCACCTGCTCGGCGCTGAAGCGGTCCTACCGCGCCCGCCTCGTCTCGGCGGCACCCCAGGTGTTCTTCGTCCATCTCGACGGCCCCGTCGATCTCATCGCCGAGCGTATGGCTGCCCGGCGAGGACATTTCATGCCCGTCGAGCTCCTCCGGTCCCAACAGGACACGCTGGAACCACTCACCGACGGAGAGCGGGGAGCGGTCGTTCCCATCACCGGCACGGTGGAGGAGACGACGCGCCGCGCGCTCGCCGCTGTCCGCGACCGGTGA
- a CDS encoding phosphatase PAP2 family protein yields the protein MIHARTEPTDQEPDIRARPPLVREFLLVAGLFLAYKFGRRAANGHVEEAFRNAGHVWDLERVLHLPDEGTVQGLLLHSQPLIQAANTYYAAVHFPATALFLVWLYWRRPHHYVRSRRVLATLTAAALGLHLLFPLAPPRMLTAAGLVDIGQVYGPTVYGQTPATDTMANQFAAMPSLHVGWAVMVAVGLIGATRSRWRALWLLHPATTLLVVVGTANHYWLDAIVVGAMLAVTLAVLRLPLSARTVPARSPRPDLWGSGGRSAVPAYAEGTGPRVSASAVPARSGEAAAPPGTFAAAGLPLSPSFGAADGSAEPAVGPDTGSRAPARAGAGR from the coding sequence GTGATCCACGCCCGCACCGAGCCCACGGACCAGGAGCCGGACATACGTGCCCGACCGCCCCTCGTCCGCGAGTTCCTTCTCGTGGCCGGACTCTTCCTGGCCTACAAGTTCGGCCGCAGGGCCGCCAACGGTCATGTCGAGGAAGCGTTCCGCAACGCGGGGCACGTATGGGACCTCGAACGCGTCCTGCACCTGCCCGACGAGGGCACGGTCCAAGGGCTGCTGCTGCACAGCCAGCCCTTGATCCAGGCGGCGAACACCTATTACGCCGCCGTTCATTTCCCGGCCACGGCCCTCTTCCTCGTCTGGCTCTACTGGCGCCGCCCGCACCACTACGTCCGGTCGCGTCGCGTTCTCGCCACGCTCACCGCCGCCGCCCTGGGGCTCCACCTGCTGTTCCCGCTGGCCCCGCCCCGGATGCTCACGGCCGCCGGACTCGTCGACATCGGTCAGGTCTACGGGCCGACGGTGTACGGGCAGACTCCCGCGACCGACACGATGGCGAACCAGTTCGCCGCGATGCCCTCGCTGCACGTCGGCTGGGCCGTGATGGTCGCCGTCGGGCTGATCGGCGCCACCCGTTCCCGGTGGCGCGCGCTGTGGCTGCTGCACCCGGCGACGACGCTGCTCGTCGTCGTGGGCACGGCCAATCACTACTGGCTCGACGCGATCGTCGTCGGGGCGATGCTCGCCGTCACCCTCGCCGTCCTCCGGTTGCCGCTGTCCGCCCGGACCGTCCCCGCGCGGTCGCCCCGGCCGGACCTGTGGGGGAGCGGTGGGAGGTCTGCCGTACCGGCGTACGCGGAGGGTACGGGGCCGCGTGTCTCCGCATCGGCCGTCCCGGCGAGGTCCGGCGAGGCCGCCGCCCCGCCCGGAACCTTCGCGGCGGCCGGTCTGCCTCTGTCACCGTCCTTCGGAGCCGCCGACGGGTCCGCCGAGCCCGCCGTCGGCCCGGATACCGGATCGCGGGCGCCCGCCCGGGCCGGAGCCGGGCGATGA
- a CDS encoding NADPH-dependent 2,4-dienoyl-CoA reductase yields the protein MSLYPTLLSPLDLGFTTLPNRVLMGSMHIGLEEAERGFERMAAFYAERARGGVGLMVTGGIAPSERACSFPGGAKMTTEAEAAQHREITSAVHAAGGRIAMQILHFGRYAHHPDLVAPSALKAPISGFTPNALTDDQVEETIEEFVRAAGLARLAGYDGVEIMGSEGYLINEFIVSATNHRTDRWGGSYENRMRLPVEIVRRVRERVGDDFILIYRLSMLDLVPGGSTLEEVVTLAKEIEAAGATIINSGIGWHEARIPTIATSVPRGAFSWVTEKVRGAVSIPLVTSNRINTPEVAEEILASGRADMVSMARPFLADPEFVAKAAAGRADAINTCIGCNQACLDHIFSLKITSCLVNPRACHETELVLGPTRARKRVAVVGAGPAGLACSVTAAERGHAVTLFDAAEEIGGQLNVARRVPGKEEFDETLRYFRTRLAELDVEVRLGTRADAGSLDGFDEIVLATGVEPRTPAIPGADRLNVVSYLDVLRDGAPVGDRVAIVGAGGIGFDVAEFLTDGGEAASLDPDTFFRQWGVDTAYAERGGLRAPERPEPPRAVHLIQRRSTKVGAGLGKTTGWIHRTELRHRGVEMIAGASYDLIDDEGLHLTVEGERRVLPVDTVVLCAGQEPRRELYEELRAGTVPVHLIGGADVAAELDAKRAIRQGTELAARL from the coding sequence ATGAGCCTGTACCCGACCCTGCTGAGCCCGCTGGACCTCGGGTTCACCACCCTCCCCAACCGGGTCCTCATGGGATCGATGCACATCGGTCTGGAGGAGGCCGAGCGCGGCTTCGAGCGGATGGCCGCGTTCTACGCCGAGCGCGCCCGGGGCGGCGTCGGCCTCATGGTCACCGGCGGCATCGCCCCCAGCGAGCGGGCGTGCTCCTTTCCCGGCGGGGCCAAGATGACGACCGAGGCGGAGGCGGCCCAGCACCGGGAGATCACCTCGGCCGTGCACGCGGCGGGCGGCCGGATAGCGATGCAGATCCTGCACTTCGGGCGGTACGCGCACCACCCCGACCTGGTGGCGCCCAGCGCGCTCAAGGCCCCGATCAGCGGGTTCACCCCGAACGCACTCACCGACGACCAGGTCGAGGAGACCATCGAGGAGTTCGTGCGCGCGGCCGGTCTCGCGCGCCTGGCGGGTTACGACGGCGTCGAGATCATGGGCTCCGAGGGCTATCTGATCAACGAGTTCATCGTCTCCGCGACCAATCACCGCACCGACCGCTGGGGCGGCAGTTACGAGAACCGCATGCGGCTGCCCGTCGAGATCGTGCGCCGGGTCCGCGAGCGGGTCGGCGACGACTTCATCCTGATCTACCGGCTCTCCATGCTCGACCTGGTGCCGGGCGGCTCGACGCTGGAGGAGGTCGTGACGCTCGCGAAGGAGATCGAGGCGGCGGGCGCGACGATCATCAACTCGGGCATCGGCTGGCACGAGGCGCGGATCCCGACCATCGCCACCTCCGTGCCGCGCGGCGCGTTCAGCTGGGTGACCGAGAAGGTGCGCGGCGCGGTCTCCATACCGCTGGTGACGAGCAACCGCATCAACACCCCCGAGGTCGCCGAGGAGATCCTCGCCTCCGGCCGGGCCGACATGGTTTCCATGGCCCGCCCTTTCCTGGCCGACCCGGAGTTCGTCGCGAAGGCGGCGGCTGGCCGGGCGGACGCCATCAACACCTGCATCGGCTGCAACCAGGCCTGTCTGGACCACATCTTCAGCCTCAAGATCACCTCCTGTCTGGTCAATCCGCGCGCCTGCCACGAGACCGAGCTGGTCCTCGGCCCGACCCGGGCCCGTAAACGCGTGGCCGTGGTCGGCGCCGGCCCGGCGGGCCTCGCGTGCTCCGTCACGGCGGCCGAGCGGGGGCACGCGGTGACCCTGTTCGACGCGGCGGAGGAGATCGGCGGGCAGCTGAACGTGGCGCGCCGGGTGCCGGGCAAGGAGGAGTTCGACGAGACGCTGCGCTACTTCCGTACGCGGCTGGCCGAGCTGGACGTCGAGGTCCGGCTGGGCACCCGGGCGGACGCCGGTTCGCTGGACGGCTTCGACGAGATCGTGCTCGCCACGGGCGTCGAGCCGCGTACCCCGGCGATCCCCGGCGCGGACCGTCTGAACGTCGTCAGCTACCTGGACGTGCTGCGTGACGGGGCGCCGGTCGGCGACCGGGTCGCGATCGTCGGCGCGGGCGGCATCGGCTTCGATGTCGCGGAGTTCCTGACCGACGGCGGTGAAGCGGCGAGCCTGGACCCGGACACGTTCTTCCGGCAGTGGGGCGTCGACACCGCCTACGCGGAGCGTGGCGGGCTGCGCGCTCCCGAGCGTCCCGAGCCGCCGCGGGCGGTCCACCTGATCCAGCGCAGGAGCACCAAGGTCGGCGCGGGGCTCGGCAAGACGACGGGGTGGATCCACCGCACCGAACTGCGCCACCGGGGCGTCGAGATGATCGCCGGAGCCTCCTACGACCTCATCGACGACGAGGGCCTCCACCTCACCGTCGAGGGTGAGCGGCGGGTGCTGCCGGTCGACACGGTGGTGCTGTGCGCGGGTCAGGAACCGCGCCGCGAGCTGTACGAGGAGCTGCGCGCGGGGACCGTCCCGGTCCATCTGATCGGCGGGGCGGACGTGGCGGCCGAGCTGGACGCCAAGCGGGCCATCCGCCAGGGCACGGAGCTGGCCGCGAGGCTCTGA
- a CDS encoding DUF1206 domain-containing protein — translation MNTRSAAAQGRVRARKAANSTAMEAGARAGFVGRGVIYVLVGALALRIALSGGGGEQADRGGAIGEIAERPFGQILLWVLGVALAGMALWRLSEALFGAAGADGRKPTKRAMAAGRAVFYGFVAYSVLSFAAGDSGSGGGSSDQQSKDITAKALGWPGGQWIVGIAGLGVACAGVWIAVRALLRKYHKHLKMSEMSKRVRQAVDVAGVFGGSVRGIVFATAGGFAVAAAIKHRPDESKGMDDTLRSFTDTPVGPWLLVVIALGLVAFGVFSWFNARYRKV, via the coding sequence ATGAATACCCGTTCAGCAGCAGCGCAGGGACGCGTCCGGGCCAGGAAAGCCGCGAACAGCACCGCGATGGAGGCAGGGGCCCGCGCGGGCTTCGTGGGCCGTGGGGTGATCTACGTCCTCGTGGGCGCCCTCGCCCTGCGGATCGCGCTGTCCGGAGGCGGTGGGGAACAGGCCGACCGGGGCGGCGCGATCGGCGAGATAGCGGAGAGACCCTTCGGGCAGATCCTGCTGTGGGTGCTGGGCGTCGCCCTGGCGGGGATGGCGCTCTGGCGGCTCTCCGAGGCACTGTTCGGCGCGGCCGGAGCTGACGGCCGCAAACCCACCAAGCGGGCCATGGCGGCGGGCCGTGCCGTCTTCTACGGATTCGTCGCCTACTCCGTCCTGTCCTTCGCCGCCGGTGACTCGGGCAGTGGGGGCGGATCGTCGGACCAGCAGTCGAAGGACATCACCGCCAAGGCGCTCGGCTGGCCCGGAGGCCAGTGGATCGTGGGGATCGCGGGCCTGGGGGTGGCCTGTGCCGGTGTCTGGATCGCGGTCCGAGCCCTCCTGCGGAAGTACCACAAACACCTGAAGATGTCCGAGATGTCCAAGCGGGTCCGGCAGGCGGTCGACGTCGCCGGGGTCTTCGGCGGCAGTGTGCGCGGCATCGTGTTCGCCACGGCGGGCGGGTTCGCGGTGGCCGCCGCGATCAAGCACCGGCCGGACGAGTCCAAGGGCATGGACGACACCCTGCGCTCCTTCACCGACACCCCGGTCGGCCCGTGGCTCCTGGTGGTCATCGCCCTCGGGCTGGTCGCCTTCGGCGTGTTCTCCTGGTTCAACGCCCGCTACCGCAAGGTCTGA
- a CDS encoding MMPL family transporter: MSTPARSIRWLIPVVLLIAWLGVGGGLGPYAGKLGEVATNDQAAFLPQNAESTQVIDAQKAFQQNETLPAIVVWTSAEKDAPVSDEQRKAATGALASLAGSDGVVGAPSPALPSDDGLALQGIVQLSPALGDELPTVLERIQEAGTSVPGTAVQLAGPAASQADLSEAFAGIDGLLLGVALITVLVILLLVYRSVLLPFVIILGAVFALSLSCAIVYVLADHDIVRVDGQVQGILSILVIGAATDYALLLTARFREELAVRGDRFAAMRIALRESFGPITASAATVAAGLLALLLSDLTNNRALGPVGAIGIVCSVLSALTFLPAALVLLGRKAYWPAKPKPAADRLSGGHGIWHRVAALVDRAPRKVWAITLAALIACAAFAPTLTSKGVPLDEIFVNDAPSVAAQETLSEHFPGGSGNPVVIISSADRLAEVSEAAGRTDGVASVAPVSASGRPGGEPLVVDGKVRVDATLKDAADSDGAKETVAALRTAVHAVPGSDALVGGYTAQQYDTQRTAEDDRMLIVPVVLAIILVILVFLLRSLVMPVLLVATVALNFLATLGISSLVFTHVFGFSGTDSSVPLYGFVFLVALGVDYNIFLMSRVREESLRHGTREGILRGLTTTGGVITSAGVVLAATFAALGVIPLAFLLQIAFIVAFGVLLDTLVVRSLLVPALVRDIGPKAWWPGALSREGEDGQRGTAAEAGAGSR; this comes from the coding sequence ATGTCCACCCCTGCTCGGTCGATCCGCTGGCTGATCCCTGTCGTGCTGCTCATCGCGTGGCTCGGCGTCGGCGGCGGGCTCGGCCCGTACGCCGGGAAGCTCGGCGAGGTCGCCACCAACGACCAGGCCGCCTTCCTGCCCCAGAACGCCGAGTCCACCCAAGTCATCGACGCGCAGAAGGCGTTCCAGCAGAACGAGACCCTGCCGGCCATCGTCGTCTGGACGTCGGCGGAGAAGGACGCGCCGGTGAGCGACGAGCAGCGGAAGGCAGCCACCGGCGCCCTCGCCTCGCTCGCCGGGAGCGACGGCGTGGTCGGAGCCCCCTCGCCCGCACTGCCCTCGGACGACGGCCTCGCGCTCCAGGGGATCGTGCAGTTGAGCCCCGCTCTCGGGGACGAGCTGCCGACGGTACTGGAGAGGATCCAGGAGGCGGGCACGTCCGTGCCCGGCACGGCGGTCCAGCTGGCCGGGCCGGCCGCGAGCCAGGCCGACCTGTCCGAGGCCTTCGCGGGCATCGACGGGCTGCTGCTCGGGGTCGCCCTGATCACGGTGCTCGTCATCCTGCTGCTGGTGTACCGCAGTGTGCTGCTGCCCTTCGTCATCATCCTCGGCGCCGTGTTCGCCCTCTCCCTGTCCTGTGCGATCGTCTACGTCCTCGCCGACCACGACATCGTGCGTGTCGACGGGCAGGTACAGGGCATTCTGTCGATCCTGGTGATCGGCGCGGCGACGGACTACGCACTGCTGCTCACCGCCCGGTTCCGGGAGGAACTCGCCGTCCGCGGTGACCGGTTCGCCGCGATGCGCATCGCGCTGCGCGAGTCCTTCGGCCCGATCACGGCCAGCGCCGCGACGGTGGCGGCGGGACTGCTGGCCCTGCTGCTCAGCGACCTCACCAACAACCGCGCGCTCGGTCCGGTGGGCGCGATCGGCATCGTCTGCTCGGTCCTGAGCGCCCTCACCTTCCTGCCCGCCGCTCTGGTCCTGCTGGGCCGGAAGGCCTACTGGCCGGCGAAGCCCAAGCCCGCCGCCGACAGGCTGTCCGGCGGCCACGGCATCTGGCACCGGGTGGCCGCCCTCGTCGACCGCGCGCCCCGCAAGGTGTGGGCGATCACCCTGGCGGCCCTGATCGCCTGTGCCGCGTTCGCCCCCACGCTCACCTCCAAGGGTGTTCCGCTCGACGAGATCTTCGTCAACGACGCCCCGTCGGTGGCCGCCCAGGAGACGCTGAGCGAGCACTTCCCCGGCGGTTCGGGGAATCCGGTCGTGATCATCTCGTCGGCCGACCGGCTGGCCGAGGTCAGCGAGGCCGCCGGCCGTACCGACGGGGTGGCCTCCGTCGCGCCGGTGAGCGCGAGCGGGCGGCCGGGCGGCGAACCGCTCGTCGTCGACGGCAAGGTCCGCGTCGACGCGACGCTCAAGGACGCCGCCGACAGCGACGGCGCCAAGGAGACGGTGGCCGCGCTGCGCACCGCGGTCCACGCGGTACCCGGATCGGACGCGCTGGTCGGCGGCTACACCGCCCAGCAGTACGACACCCAGCGGACGGCGGAGGACGACCGCATGCTGATCGTGCCGGTGGTGCTGGCGATCATCCTGGTGATCCTGGTCTTCCTGCTGCGGTCACTGGTGATGCCGGTGCTGCTCGTGGCGACCGTGGCGCTGAACTTCCTCGCCACACTCGGCATCTCCTCGCTGGTCTTCACCCATGTGTTCGGCTTCAGCGGCACGGACTCGTCGGTGCCGCTGTACGGGTTCGTCTTCCTGGTCGCCCTGGGCGTCGACTACAACATCTTCCTGATGTCCCGGGTCCGGGAGGAGTCGCTGCGGCACGGCACCAGGGAGGGCATCCTGCGCGGGCTCACCACGACCGGCGGGGTCATCACGTCGGCGGGCGTCGTCCTGGCGGCCACCTTCGCCGCGCTGGGCGTGATCCCGCTGGCGTTCCTGCTCCAGATCGCGTTCATCGTGGCCTTCGGCGTCCTGCTTGACACCCTGGTCGTCCGGTCGCTCCTCGTCCCGGCGCTGGTGCGGGACATCGGGCCGAAGGCGTGGTGGCCGGGGGCCCTGAGCCGGGAAGGGGAGGACGGTCAGCGCGGCACGGCCGCGGAGGCCGGGGCCGGATCCCGGTAG
- a CDS encoding MarR family winged helix-turn-helix transcriptional regulator produces MTSADDRPTRSGASEPEAPLADLQAFAVELRRMNGEINRMTHGFAAHQQLHPTDVSALAAILDAPSPLTPGALREHLGLTSGAVTACLDRLERAGHVRRARESTDRRVVHVYYEASARTAARDYFMPLAEATARARARFSETELATVLRFLAAMNEELGEVPPARR; encoded by the coding sequence GTGACCAGCGCCGACGACCGACCGACCCGGAGCGGCGCCTCGGAACCCGAGGCGCCGCTCGCGGACCTCCAGGCGTTCGCGGTCGAGCTCCGCCGGATGAACGGCGAGATCAACCGGATGACCCACGGTTTCGCGGCGCACCAGCAGCTGCACCCCACGGACGTGAGCGCGCTCGCGGCCATTCTCGACGCCCCCTCCCCCCTCACCCCGGGGGCGCTGCGCGAGCACCTGGGCCTCACCTCCGGCGCGGTGACCGCCTGCCTGGACCGGCTGGAGCGGGCGGGCCATGTCCGCCGGGCCCGGGAGAGCACCGACCGCCGGGTGGTGCACGTGTACTACGAGGCGAGCGCCCGGACGGCCGCCCGCGACTACTTCATGCCGCTCGCCGAGGCCACGGCACGGGCCAGGGCGCGCTTCAGCGAGACGGAGCTGGCGACCGTCCTGCGCTTCCTCGCCGCGATGAACGAGGAGCTGGGAGAAGTCCCTCCGGCGCGCCGCTGA
- a CDS encoding DUF4383 domain-containing protein: MKLSDELPVDHRLAMVYRIGAGLCGAILVAFGVLGFTSRLGFFDTGGDHIAGLSTNGLLSLISVIVGGLLIAGAAVGGNVASCLNMTVGSLFLLSGFGHLFILDRPANILDFGMSNVVFSFVMGLLILTFGMYGRVTGGLPHDNPYWRRRHPGQADREAAAARRRATAAGPLGRGGAQTLR, encoded by the coding sequence ATGAAACTGAGCGACGAACTCCCCGTCGATCACCGGCTGGCGATGGTGTACCGGATCGGCGCGGGCCTCTGCGGCGCCATCCTGGTGGCCTTCGGCGTGCTCGGCTTCACGAGCCGGCTGGGCTTCTTCGACACCGGCGGCGATCACATCGCCGGACTGTCGACCAACGGTCTGCTGAGCCTGATCTCGGTGATCGTCGGCGGGCTGCTGATCGCCGGGGCCGCGGTGGGCGGAAACGTCGCGTCCTGTCTGAACATGACGGTCGGCTCACTCTTCCTGCTGAGCGGCTTCGGCCATCTCTTCATCCTGGACCGGCCCGCCAACATCCTGGACTTCGGCATGTCGAACGTCGTCTTCAGCTTCGTGATGGGGCTGCTGATCCTCACGTTCGGTATGTACGGACGAGTGACCGGCGGCCTGCCGCACGACAATCCGTACTGGCGCCGCCGCCACCCGGGGCAGGCGGACCGCGAGGCCGCCGCCGCCCGCAGGCGTGCGACGGCGGCCGGACCGCTCGGACGGGGAGGCGCTCAGACCTTGCGGTAG
- a CDS encoding DMT family transporter: MSATLLAVALSLVSAGAYATAAVAQSRLAGRADPSTGALRLLGRGAWWSAVGLNAAGALLHVAALNYGPLTLVQPLGALTLVVAVPLGARAAGRRVGRVEWRGTVLTLLGLGALLLTAGGSAPHEALSLPEALGVGAATMAVVAGLGRPGARPGLRHAAASGITSGVASALTQTLTVAVTGHSGGPLFSWRLLTVALLVSAFAMGGLLLSQTAYRGGLGAPLAVVTLANPVAAAAIGLALLGERLRGGPVSLVLALLGTAAAVRGVMLLSRAQARHTDPAAPSDPTAPSEPTAPEGRVPSGVVIGSPRRAGTAPPAGAPEPVPAHAGG; the protein is encoded by the coding sequence ATGAGCGCCACGCTGCTCGCCGTCGCACTCTCCCTCGTCTCGGCCGGCGCCTACGCGACCGCCGCCGTGGCGCAGTCCCGGCTCGCCGGCCGCGCCGACCCCTCCACCGGAGCCCTGCGCCTGCTGGGCCGGGGCGCCTGGTGGTCGGCGGTCGGCCTCAACGCCGCGGGCGCGCTGCTCCACGTCGCCGCGCTCAACTACGGCCCGCTCACCCTGGTCCAGCCGCTGGGCGCGCTGACCCTCGTCGTCGCCGTACCGCTCGGAGCGCGCGCCGCCGGGCGCCGGGTCGGCCGCGTCGAGTGGCGGGGCACGGTTCTGACCCTGCTCGGCCTCGGCGCACTGCTCCTGACCGCGGGCGGCTCCGCCCCGCACGAGGCCCTCAGCCTTCCCGAGGCGCTCGGCGTGGGTGCGGCCACCATGGCGGTCGTCGCCGGACTCGGCCGGCCCGGGGCCCGCCCGGGGCTGCGGCACGCGGCGGCCTCCGGAATCACCTCCGGGGTCGCCTCCGCGCTCACCCAGACCCTCACCGTCGCCGTCACCGGCCACTCCGGCGGCCCGCTGTTCAGCTGGCGGCTGCTGACGGTGGCGCTGCTCGTCTCCGCCTTCGCCATGGGCGGCCTGCTGCTGTCCCAGACCGCGTACCGGGGTGGGCTCGGCGCCCCGCTCGCGGTGGTCACCCTCGCCAACCCGGTCGCCGCCGCCGCGATCGGCCTGGCCCTGCTCGGCGAGCGCCTGCGGGGCGGGCCGGTCAGCCTGGTGCTCGCGCTCCTCGGTACGGCGGCGGCCGTGCGCGGGGTGATGCTCCTCAGCCGGGCCCAGGCGCGGCACACGGACCCGGCCGCCCCGTCCGACCCGACCGCCCCGTCCGAGCCGACCGCCCCGGAGGGCCGGGTCCCCTCCGGGGTCGTCATCGGCAGCCCCCGGCGCGCGGGCACCGCACCCCCGGCGGGCGCCCCGGAGCCCGTCCCCGCGCACGCGGGCGGCTGA
- a CDS encoding DoxX family protein, whose protein sequence is MASVNRRDLGLLVLRVGTGAVLAAHGSQKLAGWFGGGGIQGTTAAMEAMGFHPPKRSAVAAGLGEAGGGVLLALGLATPAAGAAAAGAMAGAVAVHAPAGFFAQGGGYEYPAFLGFTAAAVGLTGPGRYSVDHATCHVFDRPWMVALAFAGSAVAAAAVVGRRAKGQAEQAREES, encoded by the coding sequence ATGGCCAGCGTCAACCGGCGTGATCTCGGTCTGCTCGTCCTGCGCGTCGGCACCGGCGCGGTGCTCGCCGCCCACGGCAGCCAGAAGCTGGCCGGCTGGTTCGGCGGCGGAGGCATCCAGGGCACCACGGCCGCGATGGAGGCGATGGGATTCCACCCGCCCAAGCGCAGTGCGGTGGCCGCCGGACTCGGCGAGGCGGGCGGCGGCGTCCTGCTGGCACTGGGCCTCGCCACCCCGGCGGCGGGCGCGGCGGCCGCAGGGGCGATGGCCGGAGCGGTGGCCGTGCACGCCCCGGCGGGCTTCTTCGCCCAGGGGGGCGGCTACGAGTACCCGGCGTTCCTCGGCTTCACCGCCGCGGCCGTCGGGCTGACCGGCCCCGGGCGCTACTCCGTGGACCACGCCACCTGCCATGTCTTCGACCGCCCCTGGATGGTCGCGCTGGCCTTCGCGGGCAGTGCGGTCGCCGCCGCCGCAGTGGTCGGCAGGCGCGCGAAGGGGCAGGCCGAGCAGGCGCGGGAGGAGTCCTGA